The Kluyvera intermedia genome window below encodes:
- the cbl gene encoding HTH-type transcriptional regulator Cbl — MNFQQLKIIREAARQDYNLTEVANMLYTSQSGVSRHIRELEEELGIEIFIRRGKRLLGMTEPGKALLVIAERILNEASNVRRLADLFTNDASGVLTIATTHTQARYSLPPVIKAFREIFDDVRLELIQGTPQEIDVLLHSGGADIGIASERLSNDATLVAFPWFRWHHNLLVPKDHPLTQTTPLTLEAIARWPLITYRQGITGRSRIDEAFSRKGLTPDIVLSAQDSDVIKTYVDLGLGIGLVAEQSGDPQESGSLVRLDTHHLFDANTVWLGLKRGQLQRNYVWRFIELCNAGLSLEEIKRQAMEPEEAALDYQI, encoded by the coding sequence GTGAACTTCCAGCAACTCAAAATAATTCGTGAAGCGGCGCGGCAGGACTATAACCTGACCGAAGTTGCCAATATGCTTTATACCTCTCAGTCCGGTGTCAGCCGCCATATTCGCGAGCTTGAAGAAGAGTTGGGAATTGAGATTTTTATCCGCCGTGGGAAGCGTCTGCTTGGGATGACTGAGCCGGGTAAAGCATTATTGGTCATTGCTGAGCGTATTCTGAATGAGGCCAGTAACGTGCGTCGCCTGGCCGATCTGTTTACTAATGATGCTTCCGGTGTGCTGACTATTGCCACCACTCACACGCAGGCACGTTACAGTCTGCCCCCGGTGATTAAGGCATTCCGTGAAATTTTCGACGATGTTCGCCTTGAGTTGATTCAGGGGACGCCGCAGGAAATTGATGTGCTATTGCACAGCGGTGGCGCGGATATCGGTATCGCCAGCGAACGCCTTAGTAATGACGCCACGCTGGTGGCTTTTCCCTGGTTCCGTTGGCATCACAACCTACTGGTGCCCAAAGATCATCCGCTCACCCAGACAACCCCGCTCACCCTGGAAGCGATTGCCCGCTGGCCGTTAATTACCTATCGACAAGGCATTACCGGTCGCTCACGCATTGATGAGGCCTTCAGCCGGAAAGGGTTAACGCCGGATATTGTCCTGAGCGCGCAGGATTCAGACGTCATTAAAACCTACGTTGATCTGGGCCTGGGTATTGGCCTTGTGGCCGAGCAATCGGGCGACCCGCAGGAGTCTGGGAGCCTGGTACGGCTGGATACGCATCATCTTTTCGATGCGAATACCGTTTGGTTGGGACTCAAACGTGGCCAGCTTCAGCGTAACTATGTGTGGCGCTTTATTGAATTGTGTAATGCTGGATTGTCTCTTGAAGAGATTAAACGGCAGGCGATGGAGCCTGAAGAGGCGGCTCTGGATTACCAGATTTAA
- the nac gene encoding nitrogen assimilation transcriptional regulator NAC encodes MNFRRLKYFVKIVDIGSLTQAAEVLHIAQPALSQQVATLEGELDQQLLIRTKRGVTPTEAGKVLYTHARTILRQCEQAQLAVNNVGQTLSGTVSIGLAPGTAASSITMPLLQAVRNELPDVLVYLHENSGTVLNEKLLNNQLDMAVLYDRAPLAGIVSQPLLKEDLYLVGTSHCPGQSVDLTTVAEMNLFLPRDYSAVRARVDEAFSLRRLTAKIIGEIESISTLTAAIASGMGVTVLPESAARSLCNAANGWMARITTPSMSLPLSLNVSARGQLTPEAQAVKEILISLVSRPMLDNRELQLVS; translated from the coding sequence ATGAACTTCAGACGACTCAAGTATTTTGTAAAAATCGTCGATATCGGCAGCCTGACTCAGGCAGCAGAAGTGTTGCATATTGCACAGCCTGCGCTGAGCCAGCAGGTCGCGACGCTGGAAGGGGAGCTTGATCAGCAACTGTTAATTCGCACCAAGCGGGGCGTTACCCCGACTGAAGCGGGTAAGGTGCTCTATACCCATGCCCGGACGATTTTACGTCAGTGTGAACAGGCTCAGCTCGCTGTGAACAATGTGGGACAGACGCTGAGCGGTACCGTGTCCATTGGCCTTGCGCCCGGCACGGCAGCATCGTCAATCACTATGCCGCTGCTCCAGGCAGTACGTAATGAGCTACCGGACGTGCTGGTCTATCTGCACGAAAATAGCGGTACCGTATTGAATGAAAAACTGCTCAATAACCAACTGGATATGGCGGTGCTTTATGACCGTGCGCCGTTGGCGGGGATTGTGAGCCAGCCGCTGCTTAAAGAAGATTTATATCTGGTGGGTACGAGTCATTGCCCAGGCCAAAGCGTCGACCTCACCACGGTTGCTGAAATGAACCTGTTCCTGCCTCGCGACTACAGCGCCGTGCGCGCCCGCGTGGATGAAGCGTTTTCGCTGCGCCGCTTAACGGCAAAAATTATTGGTGAAATTGAATCTATCTCAACGCTCACTGCGGCAATCGCCAGCGGAATGGGGGTCACTGTACTGCCAGAGTCAGCTGCACGCTCGCTGTGTAACGCGGCTAACGGTTGGATGGCGCGCATTACCACTCCTTCAATGAGTTTGCCGCTGTCGCTGAATGTTTCGGCACGTGGACAACTGACGCCAGAGGCCCAGGCGGTGAAGGAAATTTTGATCTCATTGGTTAGCCGTCCGATGCTGGATAATCGAGAATTGCAGCTGGTCAGCTAA
- a CDS encoding DMT family transporter, whose protein sequence is MVDSGLAKTDSGSISGWFNGLLGVVIFSGSLPATRIAVLHMDPFFLTFTRASLAGILAVGLIVGFRQKRPLVSQILPLVVVSLGVVIGFPLLTAMALQHVTSAHSIVFLGLLPLTTAIFGVLRGAERPGIAFWIFSLIGSFLVMGFALSQSASVSLTGDLLMLAAVAVCGLGYAEGAKLTRVLGGWQVISWALIISLPVMLFATVVTLPESFNPMTAATWAALGYVSVFSMLIGFIFWYKGLATGGIAAVGQLQLLQPFLGLGLSATLLHETVSPMMVLSTLGVIACVIGSRKFSR, encoded by the coding sequence GTGGTGGATTCAGGATTAGCTAAGACCGATTCAGGCTCGATTTCTGGCTGGTTTAATGGACTGCTGGGTGTGGTGATTTTTAGCGGTTCTTTGCCAGCAACGCGCATTGCGGTGCTGCATATGGATCCTTTCTTCCTGACCTTTACGCGAGCCTCTCTGGCAGGAATTCTGGCGGTTGGGCTGATCGTGGGTTTTCGTCAGAAACGACCTCTTGTTTCACAAATCCTGCCGTTGGTTGTGGTGTCATTAGGCGTGGTTATCGGTTTCCCCCTGCTGACCGCCATGGCGCTACAGCACGTAACGTCAGCACACTCTATCGTTTTTCTCGGGCTGCTTCCGCTGACAACCGCTATCTTTGGCGTTCTGCGCGGCGCTGAGCGCCCTGGAATAGCGTTCTGGATCTTCTCGCTCATCGGCAGTTTTCTGGTTATGGGGTTTGCCCTCTCACAAAGTGCCTCCGTTTCGCTGACCGGCGATCTGCTGATGCTGGCGGCGGTCGCGGTTTGTGGCCTGGGGTATGCCGAGGGAGCAAAGTTAACGCGTGTTCTCGGAGGTTGGCAGGTCATCAGTTGGGCGTTAATTATCTCTCTACCGGTGATGCTGTTTGCCACGGTGGTCACACTGCCGGAGAGTTTTAACCCTATGACAGCGGCAACCTGGGCAGCGTTAGGGTATGTTTCCGTATTCAGTATGTTGATTGGTTTTATCTTCTGGTACAAAGGGCTGGCAACGGGTGGGATTGCTGCGGTCGGCCAATTACAGCTTCTTCAGCCTTTTCTGGGATTGGGTCTGTCCGCCACACTCCTGCATGAAACAGTAAGTCCCATGATGGTGCTGTCAACGCTCGGCGTGATTGCCTGCGTGATTGGCTCCCGCAAATTCTCTCGTTAA
- a CDS encoding PLP-dependent aminotransferase family protein, with translation MKARYKSIVDRLAHLIRTGAISPGTQLPTHRMLSTQEQVSLATATRVYRELEAMGLVSGETGRGTFVREISLPYGHGVDQQAVATDVIDLNFNYPSLPGQGEHLRDALRQIALAGDIESHLRYQPHAGRLNDRTIIAGHLCTRGFQTTADSVIIVNGAQHGLAVTVMGLLHPGDVVAVDALTYSGFKVLAALYHLELVAIPSFADGPDLVALEQLCQKRRVRAVYVMPTLHNPLGWVLSHRQRQTLANIATAHDLLIIEDAAYAYLCPSPPPPLACYAPDRTVYITGFSKNVATGLRVGVVVCPAAYRTALERAVRATTWNTPSLIARVICTWIEDGTVNRFETLKRRDARKRQAILRETFAGLPYVSHPNSYFAWLPLPDESRADRLANALMENNISVSTAEPFCTSQTVPQAIRIALGSVTLEQLRAVLVKVRDAVEFEQYGA, from the coding sequence ATGAAGGCACGATACAAAAGCATCGTAGACCGATTGGCTCATTTAATTAGAACCGGGGCGATTTCTCCTGGGACGCAGCTACCGACTCATCGGATGCTGTCGACCCAGGAACAGGTCTCGCTTGCCACCGCGACGCGGGTCTATCGTGAGCTGGAAGCCATGGGATTAGTCAGCGGCGAAACGGGACGAGGAACGTTTGTCCGGGAAATTTCGCTGCCTTACGGCCACGGCGTTGACCAACAAGCCGTCGCTACCGATGTTATCGACCTCAACTTTAACTATCCGTCTTTGCCGGGGCAGGGTGAGCATTTGCGTGATGCGCTCAGGCAGATTGCGCTGGCAGGCGATATCGAGTCGCACTTACGCTATCAGCCGCACGCCGGCAGGCTAAACGATCGAACGATTATTGCCGGGCACCTTTGTACTCGCGGATTTCAGACCACGGCGGACAGTGTGATTATCGTCAATGGTGCGCAACATGGGCTGGCTGTGACGGTGATGGGGCTATTGCATCCCGGTGACGTCGTGGCGGTAGACGCTTTAACCTATTCGGGGTTTAAAGTGCTGGCAGCGCTTTATCATCTTGAGCTTGTCGCGATACCGTCATTCGCTGACGGGCCAGACCTGGTTGCGCTCGAACAGCTTTGTCAAAAACGGCGTGTTAGGGCGGTGTACGTCATGCCGACATTACACAACCCGTTGGGTTGGGTATTAAGTCACCGCCAACGACAAACACTGGCAAACATTGCCACCGCTCATGATCTATTGATTATTGAAGATGCGGCCTACGCTTACCTTTGCCCCTCGCCGCCTCCGCCATTGGCGTGTTATGCGCCGGACCGCACGGTGTATATCACCGGGTTTTCTAAAAATGTGGCAACCGGGTTGCGAGTTGGCGTTGTGGTCTGTCCCGCCGCGTATCGGACCGCGTTGGAAAGGGCCGTACGCGCTACCACGTGGAATACGCCATCGTTGATCGCTCGTGTTATCTGCACCTGGATTGAGGACGGTACGGTTAACCGTTTTGAGACGCTAAAGCGGCGTGATGCCCGTAAACGGCAAGCGATACTGAGAGAAACGTTTGCCGGTCTTCCCTATGTCTCACACCCGAATTCCTATTTTGCCTGGCTGCCTTTGCCGGATGAATCACGCGCCGACAGACTGGCTAACGCGCTGATGGAAAATAATATCTCCGTATCAACGGCTGAACCTTTTTGTACTTCACAGACGGTCCCTCAGGCTATTCGAATTGCGCTGGGTTCGGTCACGCTTGAGCAGTTGCGCGCGGTGTTAGTGAAGGTGCGTGACGCGGTGGAATTTGAACAGTATGGAGCGTGA